A single genomic interval of Streptomyces sp. BA2 harbors:
- a CDS encoding ATP-binding cassette domain-containing protein — protein sequence METDLIELDGVEKVFDVRKKKGFLRREKREVRAVDGISFTVPRGEMVGYIGPNGAGKSTTIKMLTGILTPSGGRLRVAGIDPSRERTRLARRIGVVFGQRTTLWWDLPLIDSYRLMHRMYRIPDARYKENLDRCVELLELDALLDVPVRQLSLGQRMRGDIAAALLHDPEVLYLDEPTIGLDVISKAKVRQFLRDLNAEAGTTVLLTTHDLTDIEQLCKRVMVIDHGRLMYDGALAGLHEVGESERTLVVDLERELPPIEVESARVVKVEGPRQWLAFPAAESAAPLVALVAARYPMVDLSVREPDIEAVIAKMYAEKATS from the coding sequence GTGGAAACAGACCTCATTGAGCTGGACGGCGTCGAGAAGGTCTTCGACGTACGCAAGAAGAAAGGCTTCCTGCGGCGCGAGAAGCGCGAGGTGCGTGCCGTCGACGGCATCTCCTTCACCGTGCCGCGCGGCGAGATGGTCGGCTACATCGGCCCGAACGGCGCGGGCAAGTCCACGACGATCAAGATGCTGACGGGGATCCTCACGCCGAGCGGCGGGCGGCTGCGGGTCGCGGGTATCGACCCGTCCCGCGAGCGCACCCGTCTGGCCCGGCGCATCGGCGTGGTCTTCGGCCAGCGCACCACCCTGTGGTGGGACCTGCCGCTGATCGACTCGTACCGCCTGATGCACCGCATGTACCGGATCCCGGACGCCCGCTACAAGGAGAACCTCGACCGCTGCGTCGAACTCCTTGAGCTGGACGCCCTGTTGGACGTCCCCGTGCGCCAGCTCTCGCTCGGCCAGCGGATGCGCGGCGACATCGCGGCGGCGCTCCTGCACGATCCGGAGGTGCTGTACCTCGACGAGCCGACGATCGGCCTCGACGTGATCAGCAAGGCCAAGGTCCGTCAGTTCCTGCGGGACTTGAACGCGGAGGCGGGCACGACGGTCCTGCTCACCACCCATGACCTGACCGACATCGAGCAGCTCTGCAAGCGGGTGATGGTCATCGACCACGGCCGTCTGATGTACGACGGGGCCCTCGCCGGGCTGCACGAGGTGGGGGAGAGCGAGCGCACCCTGGTCGTCGACCTGGAGCGCGAACTGCCGCCCATCGAGGTGGAGTCGGCGCGGGTGGTGAAGGTGGAGGGCCCGCGGCAGTGGCTCGCGTTCCCCGCGGCGGAGTCCGCAGCTCCGCTTGTCGCCCTGGTCGCGGCCCGGTATCCGATGGTCGACCTCTCGGTCAGGGAACCCGACATCGAGGCCGTCATCGCCAAGATGTACGCGGAGAAGGCGACCTCGTAG
- a CDS encoding DMT family transporter, which translates to MAWVLLIVAGLLEVGWSIGMKFTEGFTRLWPSVFTGLGIVASMMLLSHAAKTLPIGTAYGVWVGIGAAGAAVVGMMVLGEPATAARIFFVVLLLVAVVGLKATSGH; encoded by the coding sequence GTGGCCTGGGTTCTGTTGATCGTCGCCGGTCTGCTCGAAGTGGGCTGGTCGATCGGGATGAAGTTCACCGAGGGGTTCACGCGGCTGTGGCCGAGCGTGTTCACCGGCCTCGGGATCGTCGCCAGCATGATGCTGCTCTCGCACGCCGCCAAGACGCTGCCCATCGGTACGGCGTACGGCGTGTGGGTCGGTATCGGTGCGGCCGGGGCGGCGGTGGTCGGGATGATGGTGCTCGGTGAGCCCGCCACCGCCGCCCGGATCTTCTTCGTCGTGCTGCTGCTGGTAGCCGTCGTGGGTCTGAAGGCGACTTCGGGGCACTAG
- a CDS encoding DUF3618 domain-containing protein codes for MSDTSDSRTPAQIEADIKRRRVTLAETLDEIGVRVHPKTIVGDAKAKVVARVDNSLGRAYVGANRVVSDVRGQLVTEDGAPRLERIVPVALVVVGLVGMLAVSSRRRKD; via the coding sequence GTGTCGGACACGTCGGACAGCAGGACCCCGGCGCAGATCGAGGCGGACATCAAGCGCCGCCGCGTGACGCTCGCCGAGACGCTCGACGAGATCGGGGTGCGGGTCCACCCGAAGACGATCGTGGGTGACGCGAAGGCCAAGGTCGTCGCCAGGGTGGACAACTCCCTCGGGCGGGCGTACGTCGGTGCGAACCGCGTGGTCTCCGATGTGCGGGGCCAGCTGGTGACCGAGGACGGTGCGCCGCGTCTGGAGCGCATCGTGCCGGTCGCGCTGGTGGTCGTGGGTCTGGTGGGGATGCTCGCGGTGAGCTCGCGGCGCCGCAAGGACTGA
- a CDS encoding co-chaperone GroES: MSAKSQGHSPHDDKLPIRMLHDRVLVRQDTAEGERKSGGGILIPATAAVGRRLAWAEVVAVGQNVRAVEPGDRVLYDPEDRAEVEVRGVAYVLMRERDLHAVAADRFEGSEDSTGLYL, translated from the coding sequence GTGAGCGCCAAAAGCCAGGGACACAGCCCCCACGACGACAAGCTGCCCATCCGGATGCTGCACGACCGCGTGCTCGTGCGGCAGGACACCGCCGAGGGCGAGCGCAAGTCGGGCGGCGGCATCCTGATCCCCGCGACCGCCGCCGTCGGCAGGCGTCTGGCCTGGGCGGAGGTGGTCGCCGTCGGGCAGAACGTGCGCGCGGTGGAGCCGGGCGACCGGGTCCTTTACGACCCGGAGGACCGGGCCGAGGTGGAGGTGCGGGGTGTGGCGTACGTGCTGATGCGCGAGCGCGATCTGCATGCCGTGGCCGCCGACCGGTTCGAGGGGTCTGAGGATTCGACGGGGCTCTACCTGTAG
- the proP gene encoding glycine betaine/L-proline transporter ProP produces MAAHEEAEADADAIKRHRTLFRAVKRRKDPPLRRTDITVTDEAAVKRAVKAASLGNAMEWFDFGIYSYLAVTIGHVFFPSGNDTVQLISSFATFAVSFLVRPIGGMVFGPMGDKIGRKKVLALTMILMAIGTLAIGLIPSYASIGFWAPVLLIFFRLVQGFSTGGEYGGASTFIAEYAPDKRRGYFGSFLELGTLAGYTGAAGLVLTLNTVLGSDAMESWGWRIPFLVAGPLGLVGLYLRLKLDETPAFQKMEDATFHSATEGASTVETTAKGDLAKIFREHWPMLVLCIALVGAYNITDYMLLSYMPTYLSDELGYDDSHGLLILIGTMVILMLIINQVGKLSDHFGRKPLLMTGMISFLVISIPAFLLIKQGSLIAVSAGMLLLGLSLVCLLGTMSATLPALFPTSVRYGSLSVGYNLSASLFGGTAPLVITSLISITGTDMIPAYYSMAAALVGIIAVACMKETAQKPLSGSPPSVETKEEAAEMVEAAAPTPRF; encoded by the coding sequence ATGGCGGCCCACGAAGAAGCCGAGGCCGACGCCGACGCGATCAAGCGACACCGCACGCTTTTCCGGGCCGTCAAACGGCGCAAGGATCCCCCGCTGCGCCGCACGGACATCACGGTCACGGACGAGGCGGCGGTCAAGCGGGCGGTCAAGGCCGCCTCGCTCGGCAACGCCATGGAATGGTTCGACTTCGGCATCTACAGCTACCTCGCCGTCACCATCGGCCACGTCTTCTTCCCTTCCGGGAACGACACGGTCCAGCTGATCTCCTCGTTCGCCACCTTCGCGGTGTCCTTCCTGGTGCGCCCCATCGGAGGCATGGTCTTCGGCCCCATGGGCGACAAGATCGGCCGCAAGAAGGTCCTCGCCCTGACCATGATCCTCATGGCCATCGGCACCCTCGCCATCGGCCTGATCCCGTCCTACGCCAGCATCGGCTTCTGGGCGCCGGTCCTGCTGATCTTCTTCCGCCTGGTCCAGGGCTTCTCCACGGGCGGTGAGTACGGCGGCGCGTCGACCTTCATCGCCGAGTACGCCCCCGACAAGCGCCGCGGCTACTTCGGCAGCTTCCTCGAACTCGGCACCCTCGCCGGGTACACCGGCGCGGCGGGCCTGGTCCTCACCCTCAACACCGTGCTCGGCTCGGACGCCATGGAGTCGTGGGGATGGCGCATCCCCTTCCTCGTCGCGGGCCCGCTCGGCCTCGTCGGCCTCTACCTGCGGCTGAAGCTCGACGAGACGCCCGCGTTCCAGAAGATGGAGGACGCCACCTTCCACTCCGCGACGGAGGGCGCGTCCACCGTGGAGACGACGGCCAAGGGCGACCTGGCCAAGATCTTCCGCGAGCACTGGCCGATGCTGGTCCTGTGCATCGCCCTGGTGGGCGCGTACAACATCACCGACTACATGCTCCTCTCGTACATGCCGACGTACCTCTCGGACGAGCTCGGCTACGACGACTCGCACGGCCTGCTGATCCTCATCGGCACGATGGTGATCCTGATGCTGATCATCAATCAGGTGGGGAAACTGTCCGACCACTTCGGCCGCAAGCCGCTCCTGATGACGGGCATGATCAGCTTCCTGGTCATCTCGATCCCGGCGTTCCTCCTGATCAAGCAGGGCAGCCTGATCGCGGTCTCCGCCGGCATGCTGCTCCTGGGCCTCTCCCTGGTCTGCCTCCTGGGCACGATGTCGGCAACGCTCCCGGCCCTGTTCCCCACGTCGGTCCGCTACGGCTCCCTGTCGGTCGGCTACAACCTCTCCGCGTCCCTCTTCGGCGGCACGGCTCCCCTGGTCATCACCTCCCTGATCAGCATCACGGGGACGGACATGATCCCGGCGTACTACTCGATGGCGGCGGCGCTGGTCGGCATCATCGCGGTGGCGTGCATGAAGGAAACGGCCCAGAAGCCTTTGTCAGGCTCCCCGCCGTCGGTGGAAACAAAGGAGGAGGCAGCGGAAATGGTGGAAGCAGCGGCTCCGACTCCGAGATTCTGA
- a CDS encoding ABC transporter permease produces MWIRSLMAYRLSFAMTALGNLAVTAFDFAAILLMFSQVDRLGGYSLPEIAFLYGASGTAFGLTDLAMGSMDRLGKRVRDGTLDTLLVRPVPVIAQVAADRFGLHRIGRVVQGALVLTYALVVLDIDWTPLKVLMIPLMLLCGTGIYAAVWVAGAAFQFLAQDAAEVQSAFTYGGNTLLQYPPTVFTKDLVRGVTFILPLAFVNWIPALYVLGRPYPLDLPAWVAFTPPLVAALLLALAGLAWRTGLRSYRSTGS; encoded by the coding sequence ATGTGGATCCGCTCCCTGATGGCCTACCGCCTGTCCTTCGCGATGACGGCGCTCGGCAACCTGGCGGTGACCGCGTTCGACTTCGCGGCGATCCTGCTGATGTTCTCCCAGGTGGACCGGCTCGGCGGCTACTCGCTGCCCGAGATCGCCTTCCTGTACGGGGCGTCGGGCACCGCGTTCGGGCTCACCGACCTCGCCATGGGGTCCATGGACCGTCTTGGGAAGCGGGTGCGGGACGGCACGCTCGACACGCTCCTGGTGCGGCCTGTCCCGGTGATCGCGCAGGTCGCCGCCGACCGGTTCGGGCTGCACCGGATCGGGCGCGTGGTCCAGGGGGCGCTCGTCCTCACGTACGCGCTCGTCGTCCTCGACATCGACTGGACCCCGCTGAAGGTCCTGATGATCCCGCTGATGTTGCTCTGTGGAACGGGGATCTACGCGGCCGTTTGGGTGGCGGGCGCGGCCTTCCAGTTCCTGGCGCAGGACGCGGCCGAGGTGCAGAGTGCCTTCACCTACGGCGGCAATACGCTGCTCCAGTACCCGCCGACCGTCTTCACCAAGGACCTGGTGCGCGGCGTCACCTTCATCCTGCCGCTGGCCTTCGTGAACTGGATCCCCGCGCTGTACGTCCTCGGGCGGCCCTATCCGCTGGACCTGCCGGCGTGGGTGGCGTTCACGCCGCCGCTGGTGGCCGCCCTCCTTCTCGCGCTCGCGGGCCTCGCCTGGCGCACGGGCCTTCGTTCGTACCGCAGCACAGGGAGCTGA
- a CDS encoding SGNH/GDSL hydrolase family protein has protein sequence MTKRHGYALLAAVLAVIVVISAAIYLGVSTDDGSQDTISAGPRSPRNSAAPASAGTWVGSWAASPAAAEPNTHRNGFAGRSIRNVVHTSVGGDSTRITLSNLYGQQPLSITHASIAVAVGANNPAAAPGTLRRLNFNGNTSVVIPAGQQVMSDAVRLRVPHDGDLLVTTFSPTPSGPVTFHPHARQVSYVAEGDRTEDPNGAAYTQQSTSWRYLSAVDVLSNESDGTVVVFGDSLTDGISSTMGANARWTDTLSDRLREESGGPRYGVVNEGISGNRILSDGNGTPADNPSGLTRFDRDVLDRTGVKAVVVALGVNDILRNPHQNNPDRIVEGLRELTRQAHTRGLRVVGATLMPFGGHRGYEPELENVRQAVNEQIRDGKVFDEFVDFDRALRDPYDPRKLRAQYDSGDHLHPSDSGYRKMAETFNLAHLRGSAAAEL, from the coding sequence ATGACCAAGCGTCACGGTTATGCCCTGCTTGCCGCGGTCCTCGCGGTAATAGTGGTGATTTCCGCCGCCATATACCTCGGTGTATCCACCGACGACGGATCTCAGGACACCATCAGCGCGGGGCCCCGCAGCCCGCGCAACTCCGCGGCTCCCGCCTCCGCCGGAACGTGGGTCGGCTCCTGGGCCGCATCCCCCGCGGCCGCCGAACCAAACACGCACCGCAACGGCTTCGCGGGCCGCTCCATCCGCAATGTCGTGCACACCAGCGTCGGCGGCGACAGCACCCGCATCACCCTGTCGAACCTGTACGGACAGCAGCCGCTGAGCATCACCCACGCCTCCATCGCGGTCGCCGTGGGGGCGAACAACCCGGCCGCCGCACCCGGCACCCTGCGCCGCCTGAACTTCAACGGCAACACGTCCGTGGTGATCCCCGCGGGCCAGCAGGTGATGAGCGACGCGGTCCGGCTGCGCGTGCCGCACGACGGCGACCTCCTGGTCACGACGTTCTCGCCGACCCCTTCGGGCCCGGTCACCTTCCACCCGCACGCACGCCAGGTCAGCTACGTCGCCGAGGGCGACCGTACGGAGGACCCGAACGGCGCCGCGTACACCCAGCAGAGCACCTCCTGGCGCTACCTCTCGGCCGTGGACGTCCTGTCCAACGAGTCGGACGGCACCGTCGTCGTCTTCGGTGACTCGCTCACCGACGGCATCTCCTCCACCATGGGAGCCAACGCCCGCTGGACCGACACCCTCTCCGACCGCCTCCGCGAGGAGTCGGGCGGCCCGCGCTACGGCGTCGTGAACGAGGGGATCAGCGGCAACCGCATCCTCTCGGACGGCAACGGCACCCCCGCGGACAACCCGAGCGGCCTCACGCGCTTCGACCGTGACGTCCTCGACCGGACGGGCGTCAAGGCCGTCGTCGTCGCACTCGGTGTCAACGACATCCTGCGCAACCCGCACCAGAACAACCCCGACCGCATCGTCGAGGGCCTGCGGGAGCTGACGCGCCAGGCGCACACGCGCGGTCTTCGGGTCGTCGGGGCGACCCTGATGCCGTTCGGCGGCCACCGGGGGTACGAGCCCGAGCTGGAGAACGTGCGCCAGGCGGTGAACGAGCAGATCCGCGACGGCAAGGTCTTCGACGAGTTCGTCGACTTCGACCGTGCGCTGCGGGACCCCTACGACCCCCGCAAGCTGCGCGCCCAGTACGACTCCGGCGACCACCTGCACCCGAGCGACTCGGGCTACCGGAAGATGGCGGAGACGTTCAACCTGGCCCACCTGCGGGGCTCCGCGGCCGCCGAGCTCTAG
- a CDS encoding transglycosylase domain-containing protein: MSSDEPQQQGAKGPEGWAPREPVDDPEAPDETPDGTAAAAAEGEKGKKKRPKRKGWRRIFPTWRMVLGGFILLILLCVGGFAAGYMIVDIPPANASATAQSNVYLYADGSQLARDGEVNRENVPLSQIPKEVQHAALAAEDRDFYSESAVDPKAMIRAAYNTVTGKGKQSGSTITQQFVKNYYLGQEQTITRKAKEFFISIKLDREVSKDDILAGYLNTSYFGRNAYGVQAASQAYFGKDVKDLNTAQGAYLATLLNSPNAYDVATHPENKQRAVGRWNYVLDGMVKEGWLSAADRAKTKFPAPKEAKGASGLSGQRGYLVQAVEDYLTSNDIVEEDTLAKGGYRITTTLQKGRQDAFKKAVDDQVMSKVDKGARKVDRNVRAGGASIDPKTGKVVAMYGGIDYTKQYVNNATRRDYQVGSTFKPFVFTSAVENGSVTQDGRPITPNTIYDGTNKRPVQGWDGGTYAPENEDDVDYGNITVRTATDKSVNSVYAQMAVDVGSDKVKDTAVALGVPESTPDLTASPSIALGPSTASVLDMTEAYATLANHGKHPTYTMVERVTKDGQEVELPEQTTAQAVSREAADTTTSILQSVVDGGTGTAAQAAGRPAAGKTGTAEEDKAAWFAGYTPELATVVSVMGQNPDTGAHTPLYGALGQPRINGGAYPAQIWAQFTREALEGEPVQDFDLQVEEGADVPVVPDPSDVEEDPATGGAATGGDDDTQGQDEGQTQGQDQGQTQGQDQGQTQGQDQGQTEGQDQGQTQGQTDGGATVDGGATDGGIPTDPGTAQGGQTDGSTADGGTGDDAGAMGGLTEGAAARRKGETAGWPGAY, translated from the coding sequence ATGAGCAGCGACGAGCCGCAGCAGCAGGGCGCAAAAGGACCCGAGGGATGGGCGCCCCGCGAACCCGTGGACGACCCGGAGGCCCCCGATGAGACCCCTGACGGGACGGCGGCAGCTGCCGCCGAAGGCGAGAAGGGCAAGAAGAAACGCCCCAAGCGCAAGGGCTGGCGGCGCATCTTCCCCACCTGGCGCATGGTGCTCGGCGGTTTCATCCTGCTGATCCTGCTCTGCGTCGGCGGCTTCGCCGCGGGCTACATGATCGTCGACATCCCCCCGGCCAACGCGTCCGCCACCGCGCAGAGCAACGTCTACCTCTACGCCGACGGCAGCCAACTGGCCCGCGACGGCGAGGTCAACCGCGAGAACGTCCCGCTGAGCCAGATCCCCAAGGAAGTCCAGCACGCCGCGCTCGCCGCCGAGGACCGGGACTTCTACAGCGAGTCCGCGGTCGACCCCAAGGCGATGATCCGCGCCGCCTACAACACCGTCACCGGCAAGGGCAAGCAGTCCGGTTCGACGATCACCCAGCAGTTCGTGAAGAACTACTACCTGGGCCAGGAACAGACGATCACCCGCAAGGCCAAGGAGTTCTTCATCTCCATCAAGCTGGACCGCGAGGTGAGCAAGGACGACATCCTCGCCGGGTATCTGAACACCAGCTACTTCGGGCGCAACGCGTACGGCGTGCAGGCCGCGTCCCAGGCGTACTTCGGCAAGGACGTCAAGGACCTGAACACCGCCCAGGGCGCCTATCTGGCGACGCTCCTCAACTCCCCCAACGCGTACGACGTGGCGACGCACCCGGAGAACAAGCAGCGCGCCGTGGGCCGCTGGAACTACGTCCTCGACGGCATGGTCAAGGAGGGCTGGCTCAGCGCCGCCGACCGCGCGAAGACCAAGTTCCCCGCGCCGAAGGAGGCCAAGGGCGCCTCCGGCCTCTCCGGCCAGCGCGGCTACCTCGTGCAGGCCGTCGAGGACTATCTGACGTCCAACGACATCGTCGAGGAGGACACCCTGGCCAAGGGCGGTTACCGCATCACCACCACCCTCCAGAAGGGCCGCCAGGACGCCTTCAAGAAGGCCGTCGACGACCAGGTGATGTCCAAGGTCGACAAGGGCGCCCGCAAGGTCGACCGCAACGTCCGCGCGGGCGGCGCCTCGATCGACCCGAAGACCGGCAAGGTCGTCGCGATGTACGGCGGCATCGACTACACGAAGCAGTACGTCAACAACGCCACACGCCGCGACTACCAAGTGGGCTCCACCTTCAAGCCGTTCGTCTTCACCTCGGCGGTGGAGAACGGCTCGGTCACCCAGGACGGCCGCCCGATCACCCCGAACACCATCTACGACGGCACCAACAAGCGCCCGGTGCAGGGCTGGGACGGCGGGACGTACGCCCCCGAGAACGAGGACGACGTCGACTACGGCAACATCACCGTCCGCACCGCCACCGACAAGTCCGTCAACTCGGTCTACGCGCAGATGGCCGTCGACGTCGGCTCGGACAAGGTCAAGGACACGGCGGTCGCCCTCGGCGTCCCGGAGTCCACCCCCGACCTGACCGCGTCCCCCTCCATCGCGCTCGGCCCGTCCACGGCCTCCGTCCTGGACATGACGGAGGCGTACGCGACGCTCGCCAACCACGGCAAGCACCCCACGTACACGATGGTCGAGCGGGTCACCAAGGACGGCCAGGAGGTCGAACTGCCGGAGCAGACGACCGCGCAGGCCGTCAGCCGCGAGGCCGCCGACACCACCACGTCCATCCTGCAGAGCGTCGTCGACGGCGGCACCGGCACGGCGGCCCAGGCCGCCGGCCGCCCCGCGGCGGGCAAGACAGGCACCGCCGAGGAGGACAAGGCTGCCTGGTTCGCGGGCTACACCCCCGAACTCGCCACCGTGGTCTCCGTGATGGGCCAGAACCCGGACACCGGCGCGCACACCCCGCTGTACGGGGCGCTCGGCCAGCCCCGCATCAACGGCGGCGCCTACCCGGCACAGATCTGGGCGCAGTTCACCAGGGAGGCCCTGGAGGGCGAGCCCGTCCAGGACTTCGACCTGCAAGTGGAGGAGGGCGCCGACGTACCGGTGGTCCCGGACCCCTCGGACGTCGAGGAGGACCCGGCCACCGGCGGCGCGGCCACGGGCGGCGACGACGACACGCAGGGCCAGGACGAGGGCCAGACCCAAGGGCAGGACCAAGGCCAGACCCAGGGCCAGGACCAGGGCCAGACGCAAGGCCAGGACCAGGGCCAGACCGAGGGGCAGGACCAAGGGCAGACGCAGGGCCAGACGGACGGCGGTGCCACCGTCGACGGCGGAGCGACCGACGGAGGCATTCCCACCGACCCGGGCACCGCCCAGGGCGGCCAGACCGACGGCTCCACCGCGGACGGCGGAACGGGCGACGACGCGGGGGCCATGGGCGGCCTGACGGAAGGCGCGGCTGCCCGCCGGAAGGGGGAGACCGCCGGGTGGCCGGGGGCGTACTAG
- a CDS encoding ABC transporter permease, whose product MRVRTGRFRLYAAVARAGFRRYATYRIATLAGVFTNTVFGLILAYTYIALWDEKPGLGGYDQSQALTFVWLGQGLLTVMSLMGGGFEGELIERIRTGDIAIDLYRPADLQAWWLATDVGRSLFQLLGRGVAPMAVGSLVFDLALPTEPLRWLAFLLAVFLGVVVSFAIRFLVALCAFWLMDGAGVTQIAMLAGVFFSGMLLPLNVFPGALGEFARALPWSALLQVPVDVFLGKHTGVGLLQTYAFQIGWAAALLTAGRLLQAVATRRVVVQGG is encoded by the coding sequence ATGCGTGTGCGTACAGGACGGTTCCGCTTGTACGCGGCCGTCGCCCGAGCGGGCTTCCGGCGTTACGCCACGTATCGGATCGCCACCCTGGCGGGCGTGTTCACCAACACCGTCTTCGGGCTGATCCTGGCGTACACGTACATCGCGCTCTGGGACGAGAAGCCGGGGCTCGGCGGCTATGACCAGTCGCAGGCCCTGACGTTCGTATGGCTGGGGCAGGGGCTGCTCACGGTGATGTCGTTGATGGGCGGCGGTTTCGAGGGCGAGCTGATCGAGCGGATTCGCACCGGGGACATCGCGATCGACCTGTACCGGCCCGCCGACCTTCAGGCCTGGTGGCTGGCGACCGACGTGGGCCGGTCCCTGTTCCAGCTGCTCGGGCGCGGTGTGGCGCCGATGGCGGTCGGCTCCCTCGTCTTCGACCTGGCGCTGCCCACCGAGCCGCTGCGCTGGCTCGCCTTCCTGCTGGCCGTGTTCCTCGGCGTGGTGGTGAGCTTCGCGATCCGCTTCCTGGTGGCGCTCTGCGCGTTCTGGCTGATGGACGGCGCGGGCGTGACCCAGATCGCGATGCTCGCGGGCGTCTTCTTCTCGGGGATGCTGCTCCCGCTGAACGTCTTCCCCGGCGCGCTCGGCGAGTTCGCCCGCGCGCTGCCGTGGTCCGCGCTGCTCCAGGTGCCCGTCGACGTGTTCCTCGGCAAGCACACCGGCGTCGGCCTGCTCCAGACGTACGCCTTCCAGATCGGCTGGGCGGCGGCGCTCCTCACGGCCGGGCGGCTGCTTCAGGCGGTCGCCACGCGACGGGTGGTGGTCCAGGGTGGCTGA
- the bcp gene encoding thioredoxin-dependent thiol peroxidase, which translates to MSERLTPGDTAPAFTLPDADGNEVSLAAHKGRKVIVYFYPAALTPGCTKQACDFTDNLDVLATAGYDVIGVSPDKPEKLAKFREQENLKVTLVGDPSKETLEAYGAFGEKKLYGKTVTGVIRSTIVVDEAGKVEHAFYNVKATGHVAKIIKDLGI; encoded by the coding sequence ATGAGCGAGCGACTCACCCCCGGCGACACGGCCCCGGCCTTCACCCTGCCGGACGCGGACGGCAACGAGGTCTCCCTGGCCGCCCACAAGGGCCGCAAGGTCATCGTCTACTTCTACCCGGCCGCCCTCACCCCCGGCTGCACCAAGCAGGCCTGCGACTTCACGGACAACCTCGACGTGCTCGCGACCGCGGGCTACGACGTCATCGGCGTGTCCCCCGACAAGCCGGAGAAGCTCGCGAAGTTCCGCGAGCAGGAGAACCTCAAGGTCACCCTGGTCGGCGACCCGTCCAAGGAGACCCTGGAGGCGTACGGCGCCTTCGGCGAGAAGAAGCTGTACGGCAAGACCGTGACCGGTGTCATCCGCTCCACGATCGTGGTCGACGAGGCGGGCAAGGTCGAGCACGCGTTCTACAACGTGAAGGCGACGGGCCACGTAGCGAAGATCATCAAGGACCTGGGCATCTGA
- a CDS encoding DUF1707 SHOCT-like domain-containing protein: MTDEQPHLPDLRAADADRERVAERLREAVAEGRLDMEEFGERLDATYKARTYGELEPITRDLPAAGAKLSMVKPSSAREGEIDWSSRMGGEVTSTGGFAFWSGFMRKGGWTVGSRFTAFAMWGGGEIDLREARFAERDVEIRCFTIMGGIQVTVPPELNVQVKGFGIMGGFDDKATGEGTPGSPRVVVTGFALMGGVGVERKLPRAERLRIKEERRREKLERREERRAAQLERGERERGERGERHRKRHGELHRRSDSSHPAPGDYGAGGGE; encoded by the coding sequence ATGACCGACGAGCAGCCTCATCTCCCGGACCTCCGGGCCGCCGACGCCGACCGCGAGCGCGTCGCCGAACGACTCCGTGAAGCCGTGGCCGAGGGCCGCCTGGACATGGAGGAGTTCGGGGAGCGCCTGGACGCGACGTACAAGGCGCGTACTTACGGCGAGCTCGAGCCGATCACGCGGGATCTGCCGGCGGCGGGCGCGAAGCTCTCCATGGTGAAGCCGAGCTCCGCGCGCGAGGGCGAGATCGACTGGTCGTCCCGCATGGGCGGCGAGGTTACCTCCACGGGCGGCTTCGCGTTCTGGAGCGGGTTCATGCGCAAGGGCGGCTGGACGGTGGGCTCGCGGTTCACCGCGTTCGCGATGTGGGGCGGCGGCGAGATCGACCTGCGCGAGGCGCGGTTCGCCGAGCGTGACGTCGAGATCCGCTGCTTCACGATCATGGGCGGCATTCAGGTCACCGTGCCGCCCGAGCTGAACGTCCAGGTCAAGGGCTTCGGGATCATGGGCGGCTTCGACGACAAGGCCACGGGCGAGGGTACGCCCGGCTCCCCGCGCGTGGTGGTCACGGGCTTCGCGCTGATGGGCGGGGTCGGCGTGGAGCGCAAGCTGCCGAGGGCGGAGCGCCTGCGGATCAAGGAGGAGCGCCGCCGCGAGAAGCTGGAGCGGCGCGAGGAGCGGCGGGCGGCGCAGCTGGAGCGGGGAGAGCGGGAGCGGGGAGAGCGAGGGGAGCGGCACCGGAAGCGGCACGGGGAGCTGCACCGCAGGTCCGACTCATCGCATCCGGCGCCGGGGGACTACGGCGCCGGAGGCGGCGAATAG